The Paenibacillus tianjinensis genome has a window encoding:
- a CDS encoding DUF294 nucleotidyltransferase-like domain-containing protein → MELTDWNEDKRYLSIATAGSPQELKGRRTACQRVLLEQLNVIPIEEWMDRVNAMHDLIAKTAVNICEAQMKEAGYGLPPCAYSFIVFGSAGRQEATLWSDQDNGLIVEGEPDDHKNAYFTTFGGMLSNVLEEVGFEKCEGKVMCSEPLWNKTLPEWKMQLQSWMGQMEWEPIRYLIIASDMRHVAGSAELSAEWREAFHAGFVDNEKLSTAVLRNTVRHKATLNLLGQVLTERFGDNAGGFDIKYGVYIPLVNIVRHLALLHGIEDSSTLKRIEKLSELDQYEHLENIRRAFLTALRMRVNTPFVERDGMLSSSDYISGNALKNKQLLSELRESLLLVRRLHRALQRQLRSAERRQS, encoded by the coding sequence ATGGAATTGACAGACTGGAACGAAGATAAGCGATACTTGTCCATCGCAACGGCCGGTTCGCCGCAGGAACTTAAGGGCAGGCGCACGGCCTGCCAGCGAGTACTTCTGGAACAGTTGAACGTTATTCCAATTGAGGAATGGATGGACCGTGTCAACGCGATGCACGATCTGATTGCTAAGACGGCGGTAAACATTTGTGAGGCGCAGATGAAGGAGGCGGGCTACGGCCTGCCTCCCTGCGCCTATTCCTTTATTGTATTTGGCAGCGCTGGCAGACAGGAAGCTACGCTCTGGAGCGACCAGGATAACGGCCTGATTGTAGAAGGAGAACCGGATGACCATAAGAATGCTTATTTCACCACTTTTGGCGGGATGTTGTCCAATGTCCTTGAAGAAGTGGGCTTTGAAAAATGTGAAGGCAAGGTAATGTGCTCTGAGCCGTTATGGAACAAGACACTTCCGGAATGGAAAATGCAGCTGCAGAGCTGGATGGGCCAGATGGAATGGGAACCGATAAGGTATCTTATTATCGCTTCTGATATGAGACATGTAGCGGGAAGTGCTGAGCTATCGGCTGAATGGAGGGAAGCCTTTCATGCCGGCTTTGTGGACAACGAGAAATTGAGTACTGCGGTTCTGCGCAATACCGTACGTCACAAAGCAACGCTTAACCTGCTTGGACAGGTTCTCACAGAACGATTCGGCGATAATGCCGGGGGATTTGATATTAAATATGGTGTCTATATCCCGCTAGTCAATATTGTCAGACATTTAGCGTTATTGCACGGAATTGAGGACAGTTCTACACTCAAAAGAATTGAAAAGCTTAGTGAACTGGACCAATACGAGCATCTTGAAAATATCCGGCGGGCTTTTTTGACGGCGTTGCGGATGCGGGTGAACACACCTTTCGTTGAACGTGATGGTATGTTGTCGAGCAGTGACTATATTTCCGGCAATGCTTTGAAGAATAAGCAGCTCCTGTCCGAGCTGCGTGAAAGTCTGCTGCTGGTCAGACGCTTACACAGGGCTCTGCAGCGTCAGCTCCGGTCAGCGGAAAGGAGGCAGTCATGA
- a CDS encoding MerR family transcriptional regulator: MILYRIGELAKAANISERTIDYYTKLGLIAPESRSMKNYRLYSHETLIALERINQLKQEKYTLEEIKSMMTKWNSATPETDVSDKLVLLELQMQRLEREVKALEPMISGLKPVQAKRALAALIPQGVACMEAIRLLLTQGPPM, translated from the coding sequence ATGATCCTATACCGGATTGGAGAACTTGCCAAGGCTGCTAATATAAGTGAACGAACCATTGATTACTATACAAAACTGGGGCTTATCGCTCCGGAATCAAGAAGCATGAAGAATTACCGGCTGTATAGCCATGAAACTTTAATTGCCTTGGAACGTATTAATCAACTTAAGCAAGAGAAATATACATTGGAAGAAATTAAATCCATGATGACCAAATGGAATTCAGCTACTCCTGAAACTGATGTTTCGGACAAACTTGTCCTGCTGGAGCTTCAGATGCAGCGTCTGGAACGTGAAGTAAAAGCACTGGAACCGATGATCAGCGGTTTAAAGCCAGTACAAGCCAAACGTGCACTTGCCGCTCTGATTCCGCAAGGTGTTGCCTGCATGGAAGCGATCCGGCTTCTGCTGACACAGGGGCCGCCAATGTAA
- a CDS encoding zinc metallopeptidase produces MALMYLLVIIAFLFSLWAQFRVKGNFNKWAKVANMNGLTGYEAARRMLDAHGLYDVPIEPVRGTLSDHYDPIHRVVRLSEPVYYESSIAAVSVACHEIGHAIQHKEHYPMLALRHRMFPVVNFASGVAPFMLLAGFLFSSMNLVGLGIIFFSAAVAFQLVTLPVEFNASSRARQVMVEQGFIRNEEERGVAKVLNAAALTYVAAALVSLLELLRLIMMFLGNRD; encoded by the coding sequence ATGGCTTTAATGTATCTATTAGTAATTATTGCATTTCTATTTTCGTTGTGGGCCCAGTTCCGGGTAAAGGGCAATTTTAATAAATGGGCTAAAGTGGCCAACATGAACGGCTTAACCGGATATGAAGCAGCACGTCGCATGCTCGATGCCCACGGTCTATATGACGTTCCCATCGAACCGGTCCGCGGAACATTGTCCGACCATTATGATCCGATCCACCGGGTCGTCCGGCTCTCCGAACCAGTCTATTACGAGAGCTCTATCGCGGCTGTCTCCGTGGCCTGCCACGAGATCGGTCATGCCATCCAGCATAAAGAACATTATCCGATGCTGGCACTCCGCCACCGGATGTTCCCGGTCGTTAATTTTGCTTCTGGCGTAGCCCCTTTCATGCTGCTTGCAGGTTTTCTGTTTAGCTCCATGAATCTGGTGGGTCTGGGGATTATCTTCTTCTCTGCTGCTGTCGCATTCCAGCTGGTAACACTTCCGGTTGAATTTAACGCCAGCAGCCGCGCCCGCCAGGTGATGGTCGAACAAGGCTTCATCCGTAACGAGGAGGAACGCGGTGTGGCTAAGGTGCTGAATGCAGCCGCCTTGACTTATGTCGCTGCCGCTTTGGTATCGCTGCTTGAGCTTCTGCGCCTGATCATGATGTTCCTCGGCAACCGCGACTAA
- a CDS encoding exonuclease domain-containing protein: MKEPNKGGGFWNNLRQGGMPSAIASMRGGESAQQTAQQMAFIRSLMREKRRPEVLHTPLSELETVIFDLETTGFSHQHGDEIMSFGAIRVVGEEIKEDECFYTLVNCQTSIPDNITRLTGISEEMTSSAPSLIDGLHNFMSFVGQRVLVAHGSAHDKAFLNAALWKTSKVQLTHRVLDTMMLARWLEPHRSNYTLDELLAVHEIPIEGRHNALEDAKMTARLWVSYLREISQKRQVETLGDLYAYLSRA, from the coding sequence ATGAAGGAGCCAAACAAAGGCGGAGGATTCTGGAATAATCTGAGGCAAGGCGGAATGCCCTCCGCCATTGCATCGATGAGAGGCGGGGAATCGGCACAGCAAACCGCGCAGCAAATGGCCTTTATCCGATCACTCATGCGCGAGAAGCGGCGACCTGAAGTACTGCATACCCCGCTTTCCGAACTGGAGACGGTCATATTCGATCTGGAAACGACCGGGTTCTCACATCAGCATGGCGATGAAATTATGTCCTTTGGAGCAATCCGGGTAGTCGGTGAAGAAATCAAAGAAGATGAGTGCTTTTACACACTTGTGAATTGCCAGACGTCGATACCGGACAATATTACAAGACTTACTGGAATTTCCGAGGAGATGACATCATCCGCGCCTTCATTGATCGACGGCCTTCATAATTTCATGTCGTTTGTAGGCCAGCGTGTGCTTGTGGCACATGGGAGTGCGCATGACAAAGCCTTTTTAAACGCTGCATTGTGGAAAACCTCAAAGGTACAACTTACCCACAGGGTACTGGACACGATGATGCTGGCCCGCTGGCTGGAGCCGCACCGCAGCAATTATACCTTGGATGAGCTGCTCGCGGTTCATGAAATCCCCATCGAAGGGCGGCATAACGCCCTGGAGGATGCTAAGATGACTGCACGTTTATGGGTGTCTTATCTCAGGGAAATTTCGCAGAAACGCCAGGTGGAGACGCTGGGAGATCTTTATGCTTACTTGAGCAGAGCGTAG
- a CDS encoding LysR family transcriptional regulator, whose amino-acid sequence MELRQLQYFLKVAQKEHVTRAAEELHVAQSAVSRQIHQLEQELGVDLFMQKGRNLQLTPVGQLFCKRVESLLKDLERSVAEVHEFLDPELGEIRIGFPHSLGTHLIPSIVAEFRRLYPNVRFRFKQGTYSSLIKDVISGEVDLAFISPFPENDGHVAGDIVMTEELFAILPQHHPLAGEEVIRLEQLRDDKFVLFSQGYSLRPIVWQACVQAGFKPQIAFEGGETDTIRGLVAAGMGVSLLPETALYQTNPMQPAQVRVVEPTITRTVGIIHRSEGKLPLVARSFLTFLLTYFKDKNNNTPVGS is encoded by the coding sequence GTGGAGTTAAGACAGCTGCAGTATTTTTTGAAGGTTGCCCAAAAAGAGCATGTCACCAGAGCGGCAGAAGAGCTGCATGTAGCCCAATCTGCGGTAAGCCGCCAGATTCATCAGCTCGAGCAGGAGCTTGGGGTGGACTTGTTTATGCAAAAGGGCCGAAATCTGCAGCTTACCCCGGTCGGGCAGCTTTTTTGTAAGCGGGTAGAGTCGCTGCTGAAGGATTTGGAGCGCTCGGTGGCTGAGGTACATGAATTTTTGGACCCGGAGCTCGGTGAAATCCGCATCGGCTTTCCGCACAGCCTTGGCACTCATCTGATACCTTCGATTGTAGCGGAATTCCGGCGGCTGTATCCTAATGTCAGATTCCGTTTCAAACAAGGGACTTATTCTTCTTTGATCAAAGATGTGATATCGGGCGAGGTGGATCTGGCGTTCATTTCCCCTTTTCCGGAAAATGATGGTCATGTCGCCGGAGATATCGTGATGACCGAGGAGCTGTTCGCAATTCTGCCGCAGCATCATCCGCTTGCTGGAGAAGAGGTAATCCGCTTGGAACAGCTGCGTGATGATAAATTCGTATTGTTTAGCCAAGGATATTCCTTAAGGCCAATCGTATGGCAAGCCTGTGTTCAGGCGGGGTTTAAACCGCAGATTGCCTTTGAGGGCGGAGAGACGGACACGATCCGCGGGTTGGTGGCTGCGGGGATGGGGGTAAGCCTGCTTCCGGAAACGGCACTGTATCAGACGAACCCGATGCAGCCTGCCCAGGTTAGGGTGGTGGAGCCGACGATAACCCGCACCGTGGGTATCATTCACCGGAGTGAAGGGAAGCTGCCGCTGGTAGCCAGATCCTTCCTTACGTTCCTGCTCACTTATTTCAAAGACAAAAACAACAATACCCCGGTAGGCTCGTAG
- a CDS encoding Mov34/MPN/PAD-1 family protein, which yields MTAHQGTTPPIRLDSSVQLMLGKHLLTCFPHEACGLLLGTAAAGGMLICSYVPMSNVAPDPLHAFVPDPREWVKGLYSDPAPIGLFHSHPSSPPWPSAADLLGLASLGQQFKVYLIGSPGKDDPELPVLNGFIIDRQRGTDGGLSQQLLHTRLYALLK from the coding sequence TTGACAGCACACCAGGGAACAACCCCGCCGATTCGACTGGATTCCTCCGTTCAGCTCATGCTGGGGAAGCACTTGCTGACCTGCTTTCCGCATGAAGCATGCGGATTACTGCTGGGCACTGCCGCAGCGGGGGGCATGCTCATCTGCAGCTATGTGCCGATGAGCAACGTAGCGCCTGACCCGCTGCATGCATTTGTTCCCGACCCTCGGGAATGGGTCAAAGGACTATACAGCGACCCGGCACCCATTGGCCTGTTCCACTCCCATCCAAGCTCACCACCCTGGCCATCCGCTGCCGACCTGCTGGGTCTGGCTTCCTTGGGTCAGCAATTCAAAGTTTATCTGATCGGCTCCCCCGGCAAAGATGACCCAGAGCTTCCGGTACTAAATGGTTTCATTATTGACCGGCAGCGTGGAACCGACGGCGGTCTAAGCCAGCAATTACTCCATACCCGACTCTACGCTCTGCTCAAGTAA
- a CDS encoding rhomboid family intramembrane serine protease gives MIFIRYENWKSYLRYYPVTVILLLANVLMFVIVSLNGGSTNLDTLVKFGAVVDNGPEKEELWRYFAATFLHNGFAHLFFNSFSLLVFAPPLERLLGWWRYAILYVIGGFLANILSVALGGTPEPYTATVSVGASGAIYAIYGAFLYIAAIQRGMMDEGSRKTLYGLLVVGIVMSFATPNINWMAHLGGLVAGFFLYGLIIRIFKRRRR, from the coding sequence ATGATCTTTATACGTTATGAGAATTGGAAAAGCTATCTGCGGTATTATCCAGTTACGGTTATTCTGCTGCTGGCAAATGTACTAATGTTCGTCATTGTTTCACTGAACGGCGGTTCAACCAACCTGGATACACTTGTGAAGTTCGGAGCTGTAGTGGACAACGGTCCGGAGAAGGAAGAACTGTGGCGATATTTTGCTGCGACCTTTTTACATAACGGGTTTGCTCACTTGTTCTTTAATAGCTTTTCACTGCTGGTGTTTGCTCCTCCGCTGGAGCGCCTGCTGGGCTGGTGGCGGTATGCAATTCTCTATGTGATCGGCGGTTTTCTGGCTAATATTCTTTCGGTTGCTCTGGGCGGTACGCCTGAACCGTATACGGCCACGGTATCTGTCGGCGCTTCAGGGGCGATTTATGCGATCTATGGTGCGTTTTTATATATTGCCGCGATACAGCGGGGGATGATGGATGAAGGCTCGCGTAAAACACTCTACGGGCTGTTAGTCGTGGGGATTGTAATGTCTTTTGCTACGCCGAATATTAATTGGATGGCCCATCTTGGCGGTTTAGTGGCCGGATTTTTCCTGTATGGTCTGATTATCCGTATTTTCAAAAGACGCAGAAGATAG
- a CDS encoding DUF1499 domain-containing protein, with product MSLKRTLVGLFRSHDGTSDRAKDPALKTRYYNLSKDKAWDEVSSTLKKVPGFKVLHEVQSVGEITLEKRTAFGRTLDITVSVLSTSPVRCGVDMYSASRGSLGDLGANYRVIQRLFESLDKKLGKYKTE from the coding sequence TTGTCGCTCAAAAGAACCTTGGTCGGTTTATTCCGCAGTCATGACGGAACAAGCGACCGTGCGAAAGACCCGGCCTTAAAGACACGTTATTACAATCTTTCTAAAGACAAGGCGTGGGATGAAGTATCGTCAACGCTGAAGAAGGTTCCTGGTTTCAAGGTGCTTCATGAAGTGCAATCTGTAGGGGAGATTACCCTGGAGAAAAGAACGGCATTCGGCCGAACGCTGGACATTACCGTATCCGTCCTGAGCACCTCGCCGGTGCGTTGTGGTGTGGATATGTACTCTGCCTCCAGAGGATCGCTTGGCGATCTGGGTGCCAATTACCGCGTCATTCAACGTCTCTTTGAGTCGCTTGATAAGAAGCTGGGCAAATACAAGACCGAATAA
- the tpx gene encoding thiol peroxidase has protein sequence MTQERTGVATFKGNTITLVGPKLQAGDAAPDFVVSKNLLEDSSLSDYAGKIKLISVVPSLDTGVCDAQTRRFNSEAAELGDDVVILTISMDLPFAQARWCGAAGIDRVITLSDHKEAAFGQAYGVLIKEFRLDMRSIFVVDKNDKLAYVEYLSEMAEHPNYEAAIAAVKELL, from the coding sequence ATGACGCAAGAAAGAACAGGCGTAGCCACATTTAAAGGCAACACGATTACTCTCGTGGGCCCTAAGCTGCAGGCCGGAGATGCCGCACCGGATTTCGTGGTAAGCAAGAACCTGCTGGAGGATAGCTCCCTCAGTGATTACGCCGGCAAAATTAAGCTGATCAGTGTTGTACCTTCCCTGGATACAGGCGTATGCGATGCCCAGACCCGCCGTTTCAACAGCGAAGCCGCGGAGCTCGGTGACGATGTGGTCATCCTCACCATCAGCATGGACCTGCCATTCGCCCAAGCCCGCTGGTGCGGCGCTGCCGGCATTGACCGGGTTATTACCCTCTCGGATCACAAAGAAGCGGCGTTCGGACAAGCTTATGGCGTGCTGATCAAGGAATTCCGCTTGGATATGCGCTCCATCTTCGTCGTCGACAAAAACGACAAATTAGCTTACGTAGAGTACCTGAGTGAGATGGCCGAGCATCCTAATTATGAAGCTGCCATCGCTGCTGTGAAGGAATTACTGTAA
- a CDS encoding TlpA family protein disulfide reductase encodes MRAVNKRNLTVVALIVFLVVLAIEHRFKTEPETVPVIEQQASASASGAGAGLAAPAFSLEDSTGNVYQVGGPRQKALIVNFWASWCEPCQLEAPELNKMALKYKDVLDIYGINVTSQDYKPNAERFIRKYMLAFPVMFDSKGTVFDKYQGQVFPTNVLIDKNGVIAEVVLGALTAEELEKKIISLTGS; translated from the coding sequence ATGAGAGCTGTTAATAAACGTAATCTAACGGTTGTGGCCCTGATTGTATTTCTGGTTGTGCTTGCGATAGAGCACCGCTTTAAGACGGAGCCGGAGACGGTTCCTGTCATTGAGCAGCAGGCGTCTGCGTCCGCAAGCGGTGCAGGTGCGGGTTTGGCAGCCCCTGCGTTCTCTCTGGAGGACAGTACCGGGAATGTGTATCAAGTGGGCGGCCCCAGGCAGAAGGCGCTTATTGTGAACTTCTGGGCTTCATGGTGCGAACCCTGCCAGCTGGAGGCACCTGAACTGAATAAAATGGCGCTGAAATATAAGGATGTTCTGGATATTTACGGAATCAACGTAACGAGCCAGGATTATAAGCCAAACGCGGAACGGTTCATCAGGAAATATATGCTGGCTTTTCCTGTGATGTTTGATAGTAAAGGCACAGTGTTTGACAAATATCAAGGCCAGGTGTTTCCAACCAATGTGCTGATTGACAAAAATGGTGTGATTGCAGAAGTTGTACTTGGTGCTTTGACAGCTGAGGAGCTGGAAAAGAAGATTATTTCACTTACCGGCTCTTAA
- a CDS encoding ammonium transporter — MKKKMLMMFLAMITLMIYPVSAFAADGPATPDLQIGLDTAFTFLAFILVFFMQAGFAMLEAGSVRMKNAGHVAGKTVLTLAIACLCFWALGFGLGFGNGNSFFGTTGFWYGGDTQAASFDNALGFSDVTLNVKFLFQMAFAAVSLAIVSGGMAERAKLSVYIIFGILFSVVIYPVVAHWVWGGGWLAELSMQDYAGSTVVHLTGATAAVVATILLKPRLGKFNKEGKPVIIPGHNQVFTVLGVIILWFGWFGFNPGSALSPMGGFFGHVALTTNIAAAAGGLAALIASWLYFGKSDIPAMLNGVLAALVAITGACAYVQPWAAIIIGLVAGAFTFMTSQWLERAGLDDPIYAFSVHGIAGMWGALSTGLFADPDLIEKGALVGKAGLFYDGGFHQLGVQALGVAGTFVFVAVMSFIILYVIKLVIGLRVTEEEELMGLDISEHGTYGYPEQMKLIAESESKTRK, encoded by the coding sequence ATGAAGAAAAAGATGTTGATGATGTTTCTGGCCATGATCACGCTGATGATCTATCCTGTCAGTGCATTTGCTGCTGATGGACCGGCAACACCGGATTTACAGATCGGTCTGGATACGGCGTTTACGTTTCTGGCATTTATCTTAGTATTCTTTATGCAAGCTGGGTTTGCAATGCTTGAAGCTGGTTCGGTCCGGATGAAGAACGCCGGTCACGTTGCCGGTAAAACGGTACTGACACTGGCAATTGCATGTTTGTGTTTCTGGGCACTCGGCTTCGGTCTAGGCTTTGGTAACGGCAACAGCTTCTTCGGAACTACAGGCTTCTGGTACGGTGGGGATACACAAGCTGCATCGTTTGATAACGCCCTCGGATTCTCCGATGTAACCCTTAACGTTAAATTCCTGTTCCAAATGGCTTTTGCAGCAGTTTCCCTGGCGATCGTATCCGGTGGTATGGCTGAACGTGCTAAGCTGAGCGTATACATTATCTTCGGTATTCTGTTCTCTGTAGTCATCTATCCTGTCGTAGCTCACTGGGTATGGGGCGGCGGCTGGTTGGCTGAACTCAGCATGCAGGATTATGCAGGTTCCACAGTAGTCCATCTTACAGGTGCAACGGCAGCGGTTGTTGCTACAATCTTGCTTAAACCTCGTCTAGGCAAGTTCAACAAAGAAGGTAAACCGGTTATTATTCCAGGCCACAACCAAGTGTTCACCGTACTCGGTGTAATCATCCTCTGGTTCGGCTGGTTCGGATTTAACCCAGGTAGTGCTTTGTCCCCAATGGGCGGGTTCTTCGGACACGTAGCCCTGACAACTAACATTGCTGCGGCTGCCGGGGGTCTGGCTGCATTGATTGCTTCCTGGCTGTACTTTGGCAAGTCTGACATTCCGGCTATGCTGAATGGCGTACTGGCTGCGCTTGTTGCCATCACAGGTGCCTGTGCATATGTACAGCCTTGGGCAGCTATCATCATCGGTCTGGTTGCAGGAGCATTCACATTCATGACCTCGCAATGGCTGGAACGCGCTGGTCTTGATGATCCGATTTATGCCTTCTCTGTTCACGGTATTGCCGGGATGTGGGGCGCATTGTCCACTGGTCTCTTCGCTGATCCGGATCTGATTGAAAAAGGTGCGCTTGTAGGTAAAGCTGGTCTGTTCTATGACGGCGGATTCCACCAGCTCGGCGTTCAGGCGCTTGGTGTAGCCGGCACCTTCGTATTCGTGGCTGTAATGTCCTTCATCATTCTGTATGTAATCAAGCTGGTTATCGGCCTGCGTGTAACAGAAGAGGAAGAATTGATGGGTCTGGATATCAGTGAGCATGGTACTTACGGTTATCCTGAGCAAATGAAACTGATTGCTGAATCGGAATCCAAAACCCGAAAATAA
- the cimA gene encoding citramalate synthase yields MSKSISIFDTTLRDGTQGEGISLSADDKLKIAKKLDDLGVHYIEGGIPGSNNKDIEFFKRVKELYLNAKITAFGSTRRKNSLAEHDENLQRMIDAGVPAATLVGKSWDFHVHTALQTTLEENLAMIGDSIAYLKHKGLEVIFDAEHFFDGFKNNPEYAAAVLAKAREAGADWLVMCDTNGGTLPNEVYDIVSAMSGQLSGASLGIHTHNDCELAVANALSAISAGARQVQGTINGYGERCGNANLCSIIPTLQLKMGYHCIPGDSLPQLTNTARYISEVANVNMPVNQPYVGTAAFAHKGGIHVSAILRDSRTYEHIAPELVGNKQRVLVSELAGQSNVLSKALDMGLSLDPTSEQARKVIDKIKDLEHQGYQFEGADASLELLLREATGELNELFTFESFKMLVEKNAGQPVVSEAFVKLRVGGDSLYTAAEGNGPVNALDNALRKALQTYFPQLDEMHLSDYKVRVLDEQDQTAAKVRVLIESKDFNHTWSTVGVSSNVIEASWEALVDSMRYALLGQISLENQQKNSNEPKGLVNH; encoded by the coding sequence ATGTCTAAGTCCATTTCCATCTTCGATACGACACTGCGCGACGGCACCCAAGGCGAGGGCATCAGTCTGTCGGCAGATGACAAGCTGAAGATTGCTAAGAAACTCGATGATCTGGGTGTGCATTATATTGAAGGTGGCATCCCGGGAAGCAACAATAAAGACATTGAGTTTTTCAAAAGAGTCAAGGAACTGTACCTGAATGCCAAAATCACTGCTTTCGGCAGCACTCGCCGCAAAAACTCCCTTGCTGAGCATGATGAGAATCTGCAAAGAATGATCGACGCCGGAGTGCCTGCGGCTACTCTAGTCGGAAAGTCATGGGATTTTCATGTGCATACCGCACTGCAGACTACCTTAGAAGAGAATCTTGCCATGATCGGTGATTCCATTGCTTATCTCAAACATAAAGGCCTCGAGGTCATCTTCGATGCTGAGCATTTCTTCGACGGCTTCAAGAACAATCCGGAGTATGCCGCCGCTGTGCTTGCCAAGGCCCGGGAAGCCGGAGCAGACTGGCTCGTGATGTGCGATACGAACGGCGGCACACTCCCTAATGAAGTTTATGACATCGTGTCGGCAATGTCGGGGCAACTGTCCGGCGCATCACTTGGCATCCACACCCATAACGACTGCGAACTTGCAGTTGCCAATGCACTTAGTGCAATTAGTGCCGGCGCCCGTCAGGTGCAGGGTACTATTAACGGCTATGGAGAACGCTGCGGCAATGCCAACTTATGCTCTATTATTCCAACACTTCAACTAAAAATGGGTTATCACTGCATCCCTGGCGATTCACTCCCGCAACTGACCAACACCGCCAGATATATCAGCGAAGTAGCCAACGTAAATATGCCGGTGAATCAGCCATACGTCGGAACCGCCGCTTTTGCCCATAAAGGAGGCATTCATGTCTCCGCCATTCTGCGTGATTCACGTACCTACGAGCATATTGCACCGGAATTGGTCGGCAATAAACAGCGTGTACTTGTCTCTGAGCTTGCTGGCCAGAGTAATGTCCTGTCCAAAGCGCTGGATATGGGGCTAAGCCTCGATCCTACCAGCGAGCAGGCCCGCAAGGTCATTGACAAGATCAAAGACCTGGAGCATCAGGGGTACCAATTCGAAGGTGCAGATGCTTCGCTTGAGCTGCTGCTGCGGGAAGCCACCGGGGAGCTTAATGAGCTGTTCACTTTCGAATCCTTCAAAATGCTAGTTGAAAAAAATGCCGGCCAGCCTGTTGTCTCCGAAGCCTTTGTTAAACTTCGGGTCGGCGGAGACAGTCTGTATACAGCCGCTGAAGGCAATGGACCTGTCAATGCACTAGATAATGCATTGCGTAAAGCGCTGCAGACCTATTTCCCTCAGCTCGATGAAATGCACCTCTCCGACTATAAGGTGCGGGTACTCGATGAGCAGGATCAGACCGCCGCGAAGGTACGGGTCTTGATTGAATCCAAAGACTTCAATCATACCTGGAGCACGGTAGGGGTATCCAGCAATGTGATTGAAGCGAGCTGGGAGGCTCTGGTTGACAGTATGCGTTATGCTCTTCTTGGACAGATCTCGCTGGAAAATCAGCAAAAGAACAGCAATGAACCTAAGGGATTAGTTAACCACTAA